From the bacterium genome, one window contains:
- a CDS encoding type II toxin-antitoxin system VapC family toxin, which translates to MRIAIDTNVYRAFCEGLSSAVEHFAQAVEIHIPYVVLAELRAGFLCGTVAKKNERILIQFLNRPRVRILLPDEATTHHYARVFAQLRAQGTPIPTNDMWIAALVLQHDLQLYSRDSHFDNLPQIPRLIL; encoded by the coding sequence ATGAGAATTGCGATTGACACCAATGTTTACCGGGCTTTTTGTGAGGGACTGAGTTCTGCTGTTGAGCACTTTGCTCAGGCTGTTGAGATCCATATTCCTTATGTAGTCCTTGCGGAATTGAGGGCTGGCTTTTTATGCGGCACTGTGGCGAAGAAGAATGAGCGGATTCTAATTCAATTTCTTAATCGGCCACGCGTTAGAATTCTTTTGCCGGATGAGGCGACAACGCATCATTATGCGAGAGTATTCGCCCAGCTTCGTGCTCAAGGAACGCCAATCCCGACCAATGATATGTGGATTGCTGCGCTGGTGCTCCAGCACGATCTTCAGCTCTATTCGCGGGATAGTCATTTCGACAACCTCCCGCAGATTCCGAGATTGATCCTGTAA
- a CDS encoding FAD-dependent oxidoreductase encodes MRCQVERVIDHGDHVYTVDLKPDRPVQVFRPGQFLHLAVDEYDPTGFWPESRVFSIASSPVDRSKLTIIYSVKGQYTSRMEKELCVGKDVWVKLPYGEFVVDGGSDSVLIAGGTGITAFQAFIEGLSPDHPHKVVLLYGARRPELLLGQRLTEKKRAQGTNLQVFYFVEETSAVKSVVAEASGVVAAVPSGIAIERMKPGRIHLDVLKDCSMSESAIYYLAGPPPMVSALSKELVHQGVPEASIRVDAWE; translated from the coding sequence ATGCGTTGCCAGGTTGAGCGGGTCATTGATCATGGTGACCATGTTTACACTGTTGACTTGAAACCCGACCGGCCAGTACAAGTATTCCGCCCGGGGCAGTTCCTTCACCTTGCCGTGGATGAATACGATCCCACCGGATTCTGGCCAGAGTCAAGGGTCTTCTCAATAGCTTCTTCGCCCGTGGATCGTAGCAAACTCACTATTATCTATTCAGTCAAAGGACAATATACCTCCCGTATGGAAAAGGAGTTATGTGTTGGTAAGGACGTGTGGGTCAAACTCCCGTATGGTGAGTTTGTGGTTGATGGCGGGAGTGATTCAGTTCTGATTGCCGGTGGAACTGGGATTACGGCGTTTCAAGCGTTTATTGAGGGGCTGTCTCCAGATCATCCCCATAAGGTTGTCTTGCTATATGGCGCCCGCCGCCCTGAGCTGTTACTTGGACAGAGGTTGACAGAGAAGAAGCGCGCGCAAGGAACGAACTTACAAGTGTTTTATTTTGTGGAGGAGACAAGCGCTGTTAAGTCAGTTGTTGCTGAGGCCTCGGGTGTAGTAGCCGCTGTCCCCAGCGGCATAGCGATAGAGAGGATGAAACCTGGTCGCATACACCTCGATGTTCTCAAGGATTGTTCCATGAGTGAATCTGCCATATATTATTTAGCTGGTCCTCCGCCCATGGTGTCTGCGCTTAGTAAAGAACTAGTTCATCAAGGTGTGCCGGAGGCCAGTATCAGAGTTGATGCTTGGGAGTGA